One Argonema galeatum A003/A1 genomic region harbors:
- a CDS encoding Uma2 family endonuclease → MVVAIYNTELNTGRALLSNVTWDTLEKLDADLAETGARLTYLDGYLEIMTPLSDAHEEPKKTLGLLLEIYMLMRNIRFYTRGSTTIGMKELGARKEPDDSYSLGTRKSVPDLAIEVTVTSGGIDTLEIYRRVGVREVWFWEDGVISVYCLRSTGYELVSKSELLPELDLRLIEFYSRMADQYDALNAFMKLLM, encoded by the coding sequence ATGGTAGTCGCAATTTATAATACCGAATTAAATACGGGTAGAGCCTTGCTGTCAAATGTGACATGGGATACTCTGGAAAAGTTGGATGCAGATTTGGCTGAAACTGGGGCGCGTTTAACTTATTTAGATGGATATTTAGAAATTATGACTCCTTTATCAGATGCCCATGAAGAACCTAAGAAAACTTTAGGTCTGCTTTTAGAGATTTATATGCTGATGAGAAATATTCGTTTTTATACCCGTGGTAGTACGACAATTGGGATGAAGGAATTGGGGGCACGGAAGGAACCAGATGATTCTTATTCTTTGGGTACGCGCAAGTCGGTTCCAGATTTGGCGATCGAGGTGACAGTGACGAGTGGTGGAATTGATACCCTGGAAATTTATCGTCGAGTGGGAGTGCGGGAGGTTTGGTTTTGGGAGGATGGTGTAATTTCGGTTTATTGTTTGCGTTCTACGGGATATGAGTTAGTTAGCAAGAGTGAATTATTGCCGGAGTTAGATTTGCGATTGATCGAGTTTTATTCGCGGATGGCAGATCAATATGATGCGCTAAATGCTTTTATGAAATTGTTAATGTAG
- a CDS encoding DUF29 family protein, whose translation MEELLQLKQFLQQGKIDEALVIVDELEEMSLGDKVNKIDSYGVILLIHLIKQNAENRSTRSWQLSIENAVREINKINKRRKASGYYISKAELLDILEDGYEIAIKKAASEAFEGRYEAEELATMVDKEGILSQAIELIEQG comes from the coding sequence ATGGAAGAACTGCTACAGCTTAAGCAATTCCTACAACAAGGCAAAATTGATGAAGCATTGGTTATAGTGGATGAGTTAGAAGAAATGAGCCTTGGCGATAAAGTCAACAAAATTGACAGTTATGGCGTTATTTTGCTCATCCATTTAATTAAGCAAAATGCTGAAAATCGCTCAACTCGCTCATGGCAACTTTCCATCGAAAATGCGGTGCGCGAAATCAATAAAATTAACAAGCGCCGCAAAGCAAGTGGTTATTATATCAGCAAAGCCGAATTACTGGATATTCTCGAAGATGGCTATGAAATAGCCATAAAAAAAGCAGCATCAGAAGCATTTGAAGGGCGTTATGAAGCTGAAGAGTTAGCTACAATGGTTGATAAGGAAGGAATTTTGTCTCAGGCAATTGAGTTGATCGAACAAGGGTAA
- a CDS encoding YnfA family protein has translation MEIAKSLFYFLLAGLCEIGGGYLMWLWLRENRSIWFAFIGAGLLIFYGIIPTLQPANFGRVYAAYGGIFILLAILWGWQIDRTAPDKFDLLGGWIVLLGVLVIMYAPRA, from the coding sequence ATGGAAATTGCCAAATCTCTGTTTTACTTCCTCTTAGCCGGGTTGTGCGAAATTGGCGGAGGATACTTAATGTGGCTTTGGTTGCGCGAAAATCGGAGTATCTGGTTTGCTTTCATTGGCGCAGGATTACTGATTTTTTATGGAATAATACCGACGCTGCAACCAGCCAATTTTGGGCGAGTTTATGCAGCTTATGGCGGTATTTTCATCCTTCTTGCTATTCTATGGGGATGGCAAATCGATCGGACAGCGCCAGATAAATTTGACTTGTTAGGTGGTTGGATTGTTCTGCTCGGCGTGTTAGTAATAATGTATGCGCCAAGAGCTTAA
- the glmU gene encoding bifunctional UDP-N-acetylglucosamine diphosphorylase/glucosamine-1-phosphate N-acetyltransferase GlmU, with protein MVAVAILAAGRGTRMKSELPKVLHSLGGRSLIERILQTALEIEPIRQIVIVGYQGKQVEAALQHIPDVEFVEQTQQLGTGHAVQQLLPHLEGFQGDLLVLNGDVPLLRPQTLKVLMETHTQHQNAVSLLTAHLPNPKGYGRVFCNGQNIIQQIVEDRDCSAAQKQNHRINAGIYCFNWPQLAKVLPQLQANNDQKEYYLTDACNLMQPVMAVDVEDYEEILGINDRKQLATAYAILQGRVKDRWMAAGVTLIDPNSITIDDTVQLSTDLIIEPQTHLRGNTAIGSGSRIGPGSLIENSQIGENVTVLYSVISDSAVQAGTKIGPYAHLRGNVNAGNNCRIGNFVELKNTTLGDRTNVAHLSYLGDATLGERVNIGAGTITANYDGVKKHQTKIGDRSKTGSNSVLVAPVTLGSDVTVAAGSTVTEDVPDDSLVIARSPQVVKPGWRLKTSED; from the coding sequence ATGGTAGCGGTAGCAATTCTAGCGGCTGGACGCGGCACACGGATGAAATCGGAACTGCCCAAGGTATTACATTCCTTGGGTGGACGATCGCTTATTGAACGAATTCTCCAAACAGCTTTGGAGATCGAGCCAATCAGGCAGATCGTTATTGTTGGGTATCAAGGGAAACAGGTGGAAGCAGCCCTGCAACATATTCCCGATGTGGAGTTTGTCGAACAAACCCAACAGCTGGGAACAGGTCATGCAGTTCAGCAATTACTCCCCCATCTAGAGGGCTTTCAAGGGGATTTGCTGGTTTTAAATGGGGATGTACCCCTCCTGCGTCCCCAAACCCTCAAAGTTCTGATGGAAACTCACACACAGCATCAAAATGCGGTCAGCCTCCTGACTGCTCATTTGCCTAATCCCAAAGGGTATGGCCGTGTATTTTGTAACGGTCAAAATATCATTCAACAAATTGTAGAAGACCGGGACTGTTCCGCAGCTCAGAAGCAAAATCACCGGATCAACGCTGGAATTTACTGCTTCAACTGGCCCCAATTGGCAAAAGTTCTGCCCCAACTGCAAGCGAACAACGACCAAAAGGAATACTACCTGACGGATGCGTGTAATTTGATGCAGCCAGTGATGGCGGTGGATGTGGAAGATTATGAAGAAATTCTGGGTATCAACGATCGCAAGCAACTGGCAACTGCCTACGCTATCTTGCAAGGGCGGGTGAAAGATCGGTGGATGGCAGCCGGTGTCACTCTGATTGACCCCAATAGTATCACGATCGACGATACGGTGCAGTTGTCAACCGATCTAATTATCGAACCCCAAACTCATTTGCGCGGTAATACTGCGATCGGATCTGGCAGTAGAATTGGCCCCGGTAGCTTAATTGAAAATAGCCAGATTGGTGAAAATGTTACTGTACTTTATTCCGTCATAAGTGACAGCGCAGTGCAGGCGGGAACAAAGATCGGCCCCTATGCACATTTGCGCGGAAATGTCAATGCGGGGAATAATTGCCGCATCGGCAATTTTGTGGAACTGAAAAATACCACATTGGGCGATCGCACCAATGTGGCTCACCTGTCATACTTGGGAGATGCCACGCTGGGAGAGCGGGTCAACATCGGTGCGGGTACGATTACCGCCAATTATGATGGCGTGAAGAAACATCAGACAAAAATAGGCGATCGCAGTAAAACTGGTTCTAATAGCGTCCTAGTAGCGCCAGTAACCTTGGGTTCTGATGTAACTGTAGCAGCAGGTTCCACTGTAACAGAAGATGTTCCAGATGATAGTTTGGTAATTGCGCGATCGCCTCAAGTTGTGAAACCCGGTTGGCGGTTAAAGACATCTGAAGATTGA